In Leptospiraceae bacterium, one DNA window encodes the following:
- a CDS encoding acyl-CoA dehydrogenase family protein, which yields MKYIENSNTNPALLPFDITGYTGNRGKNFYKEDTILKRIIMNSFSNSKIDFQQAVENHLSNYGKLIGETIDPLVDACHKEGKYGEIIKYDNTGNRIDEVRYSPEQLEVRKRIYEYGIINLDFHPNWKHPFTFLHKMSLAYLTNMCGEAGVTCPTAMTDGMIQALKSLGTEEQKKKYLPIVAGYGSNSHFMAGQYVTERVGGSNVSAGRTIARKKENGKWALTGEKWFCSNPGDLWVTSAKIENTNTIGLFLVSRLKDNGELNNHHILRKKDIIGSKGKITVEIVYDEVEAEELGRTSHGIANLIKFVIKVSRIHVSIASLGFSRRGFMEAFEYTKMREAYGKKIIQFGSVLRSLTEMKILHTILTYSVFRNYSYIENSENIELLLTPLLKYISTTHSTWLLHEAIILHGGNGILGDFSPLPRLLNDSIINETWEGTHHIITDHALHAFQRPKVKESFWKELNSNMSGLEKEEDLKNPLIVFNEKKLELEEALKNSKDWIEMNRLPICDLIYSLFSISEIIRQVRECENKETKEIHTYIANGYAEIIQRGRLNQTNPNGIFSDKIKMEKIVYY from the coding sequence TTGAAATACATCGAAAACTCCAATACCAATCCAGCGCTCCTTCCATTTGATATTACCGGCTACACAGGAAACAGGGGGAAAAACTTTTACAAAGAAGATACTATTCTGAAAAGAATCATCATGAATAGTTTTTCAAATTCAAAAATAGACTTTCAGCAAGCAGTCGAAAATCATCTTTCCAATTACGGCAAGCTAATCGGTGAGACCATAGACCCACTCGTAGATGCTTGTCACAAAGAAGGGAAGTACGGTGAAATCATAAAATACGACAATACCGGAAATCGAATTGATGAAGTTAGATACTCTCCCGAACAACTTGAAGTTCGAAAACGAATCTATGAATATGGAATTATCAATTTAGATTTTCATCCCAATTGGAAGCACCCTTTTACTTTTCTCCACAAAATGTCGCTTGCCTATTTGACCAATATGTGTGGTGAAGCCGGGGTAACCTGTCCCACTGCAATGACCGATGGGATGATTCAAGCATTAAAATCCTTAGGTACAGAAGAGCAAAAGAAAAAATACCTTCCTATAGTTGCGGGGTATGGAAGTAACTCCCACTTCATGGCGGGCCAGTATGTAACAGAGAGAGTTGGTGGAAGTAACGTCTCGGCAGGCAGAACTATTGCCAGAAAGAAAGAAAACGGGAAGTGGGCTTTAACCGGAGAAAAATGGTTTTGCTCTAATCCGGGAGATTTATGGGTTACGAGTGCAAAAATAGAAAATACCAATACAATCGGATTATTTTTAGTTTCGAGACTAAAAGACAACGGTGAATTAAACAACCACCATATTTTAAGAAAAAAAGACATTATAGGCTCTAAGGGTAAAATAACCGTAGAAATAGTTTACGATGAAGTGGAAGCTGAAGAATTAGGAAGAACCTCTCACGGAATTGCCAACCTAATCAAGTTTGTAATTAAAGTTTCCAGAATTCATGTTTCTATTGCTTCTCTCGGTTTTAGTCGTAGAGGATTTATGGAAGCATTTGAATATACGAAAATGAGAGAGGCTTACGGAAAAAAAATAATTCAGTTTGGATCTGTCTTACGCTCTTTGACTGAAATGAAAATTTTACACACAATACTTACCTACTCTGTTTTTAGAAACTATTCGTACATAGAAAATTCTGAAAATATAGAATTGTTGCTCACTCCCCTTTTAAAATACATATCCACTACACATTCTACTTGGTTATTACACGAAGCAATCATTCTTCACGGAGGAAATGGAATACTTGGAGATTTTTCTCCCCTCCCAAGATTGTTGAATGACTCCATCATCAACGAAACATGGGAAGGAACTCATCACATCATCACCGACCATGCACTCCATGCCTTTCAAAGACCTAAGGTAAAAGAATCATTTTGGAAAGAATTGAATTCCAATATGTCCGGTTTAGAAAAAGAAGAAGACTTAAAAAATCCTTTAATAGTTTTTAATGAGAAAAAATTAGAATTAGAAGAAGCGTTAAAAAACTCTAAGGACTGGATCGAAATGAATCGCTTGCCAATCTGTGATTTGATTTACTCTTTATTTTCCATCTCTGAAATTATTCGACAAGTAAGGGAATGCGAAAATAAAGAAACAAAAGAAATCCATACTTATATCGCAAACGGATACGCTGAAATCATTCAAAGAGGGAGACTCAACCAAACTAACCCAAACGGAATATTTTCAGATAAAATAAAAATGGAAAAAATTGTGTACTATTAA
- a CDS encoding HEAT repeat domain-containing protein has protein sequence MRVFKIISFLCSTLFFIQPIYSSNDVKDEFREKLIKKGQSQIEAISSIKVLNREDLIPLLPEILRNSDSNASVVTAIILLYKSYGVDIDKYHPKWTEDFEWILENDREESNYIEIFSFIENRKERRLLYSLTNFLKYPVYSVRVSAYKALGSLNDDRAIPFLFELGNSENGILKKYYLESLVYFKDDRILSLLPKLMSDPSPAIRSECVLVIEKLNLKEKYYTVSNMANSDLNYEVRKYSVTSLKNLYNKNKTYIFQKTIFDENSEVRNATVEAIYMIRDPYYSRFISQAMEKEQITKLKLSMIETLIALGNHGGGGGLITTLKDDKSTEVRIRSAQAIAMLNVSSASQSLLTGLRYESQNPVKLEIVRALGALKEKNAVSILLDIIKATSPNDLRKEAILSLEKIDDPVVMPFLFDQIDIENNLDIKNLLKTTLREMLYKYHSQKNKK, from the coding sequence ATGCGTGTATTCAAAATAATTAGTTTTCTCTGTTCTACTCTTTTTTTTATTCAACCTATTTATTCTTCTAATGATGTCAAAGATGAATTTAGGGAAAAATTAATTAAAAAAGGCCAGTCACAAATCGAAGCAATTTCTTCGATCAAGGTTTTGAATAGAGAGGATTTGATTCCTTTATTGCCTGAAATATTGAGAAATTCAGATTCCAATGCAAGCGTTGTTACTGCAATTATCTTACTCTACAAATCTTATGGTGTGGATATAGATAAGTACCACCCAAAATGGACTGAAGACTTTGAGTGGATATTGGAAAATGATCGAGAAGAGTCTAACTATATCGAAATTTTTTCTTTTATAGAAAATCGTAAAGAAAGAAGATTATTGTATTCTTTGACTAACTTTTTAAAATACCCTGTTTACTCTGTAAGAGTTTCTGCATACAAAGCACTTGGGTCGTTAAATGATGATAGGGCAATTCCGTTTTTGTTTGAATTAGGGAATTCTGAAAATGGAATTTTAAAAAAATATTATTTAGAATCCCTTGTCTATTTTAAAGACGATAGAATTCTTTCATTATTGCCTAAGCTGATGAGCGATCCAAGCCCTGCTATTAGGAGCGAATGTGTTTTGGTTATTGAAAAACTCAACCTAAAAGAAAAATACTACACTGTATCGAATATGGCAAATTCTGATCTTAACTATGAAGTGAGAAAATATTCAGTAACCAGTTTAAAGAATTTGTATAATAAAAACAAAACATATATATTTCAGAAAACAATTTTTGATGAGAACTCGGAAGTGAGAAATGCTACTGTTGAGGCAATTTATATGATTCGAGATCCTTATTATTCTCGGTTTATTTCTCAAGCTATGGAGAAAGAGCAGATCACAAAATTAAAATTATCCATGATCGAAACTTTGATAGCACTTGGAAATCACGGAGGAGGTGGAGGGCTTATCACTACACTAAAAGACGATAAGTCCACTGAAGTTAGGATCCGATCAGCTCAGGCAATAGCTATGTTGAATGTGAGCTCTGCTTCTCAGTCTTTGCTAACCGGCTTAAGATACGAGTCTCAAAATCCTGTTAAATTAGAAATTGTTCGTGCTCTTGGGGCACTCAAAGAAAAGAATGCAGTCTCAATTCTTTTAGATATAATTAAGGCTACCTCACCAAACGATTTGCGTAAAGAAGCAATTCTATCTTTGGAGAAAATTGACGATCCGGTTGTCATGCCTTTTTTATTCGATCAGATAGATATCGAAAACAACCTCGACATTAAAAATCTGCTAAAAACTACTCTTCGTGAAATGTTGTATAAATACCATAGCCAGAAGAATAAGAAATGA
- a CDS encoding PAS domain S-box protein encodes MPNSKKILLVEDIKVVSLKLNTILHKFGYDVLTANSGESAINQLSSNPQVNLILMDIDLGKGMSGVETATKILKKREIPIIFLTSYEDDEFIDQVRGVTRYGYLLKDSGDSVLKSTIEMALELFESRTALKKSERTLSNLMDSFPGIVYRYRNDTSKTLEFISRGCLDVCGTPSTDFMEKKTIHLRDLIFENEKDWVEKEINFSLNKKERFIVNYRIVSALKEVKWVEDQGIGVYSDSGELIAVEGFIEDITSRKSAEYALVESEERLKSIIEASNDGIWEWEIQTNKIYWSEKVYLMLGYSKKEFYSNYDSVLNLVHPEDRQKSKEDVRAYILSEEPFSVEIRFQKKDGNYGYFLCKGQVKKNSAGQTFGLIGSISDISERKIAEKKIKESLKFVNTIIELSPIGILTYNSKGECISVNPAACEIAGGSLDEFKKKSLWDLITVKDSKLSALIQEVINKNVSKQLELHGRSSFGKEFWIQAYLDSFLLNGENHILILMYNIFENKKSEEKIKKIEEQYKLIAENSSDVIWILNPVTKNFTYVSPSIYNLRGFTQEEILNNKAGVAMTPSSGKNVAYAIEDRLRKFQSGIDETYRDENQQYHKDGRILTVEVTTRYFRDKKNGGIFILGISRDVTQRKEAEKNLEKEKELLSVTLRSIRDAVITMNSIGNILMMNREAEILTEWSQEDSKSKFIDEVFRIHDKNSTEKFESILNIMIEKGGESDFTGNISLISKTGKEFIIAYSIAPICDSSSKTIGYVLVFRDISDKQKLIEYTQRADKLASLGVFAGGIAHDFNNLLAGIFGYLDLAREISPKGSKEKDYLEKAIKVFNRAKDLTHQLITFSKGGSPFKQTGQLGSLLKESVEFAMSGSNVTCFFEIAEDLQLTDFDENQIGQVIDNLVINSIQAMPNGGILTVSAKNLSVHAKDNSILEEGEYLWVSFRDTGVGIPQEILPKIFDPFYSTKPSGSGLGLPTVFSIIEKHGGKITVDSELNVGTTFHIYLPVVKGNVQTSKVIQQEKTHTGVGRVLVMDDEDFILEAHGQMLINMGYEVEYSKDGTEALEKIKKCTDNGNPFAFVIMDLTIPGGMGGKETIRELRNFDKNIIAFVSSGYSEDPIMANPREYGFNDKLPKPFKKIELEEKMLKYS; translated from the coding sequence ATGCCGAATTCTAAGAAGATTTTATTAGTAGAAGATATAAAGGTTGTGTCTTTGAAATTAAACACAATCCTTCATAAATTTGGTTATGATGTACTAACAGCCAACTCTGGAGAATCTGCAATAAATCAGCTGAGTTCCAATCCACAGGTAAACCTCATATTGATGGATATAGACCTTGGTAAGGGAATGAGTGGAGTAGAAACAGCCACCAAAATTCTGAAAAAGCGTGAAATTCCTATCATATTTTTAACCTCTTATGAAGACGATGAGTTTATAGATCAAGTACGTGGAGTCACACGCTACGGATACTTATTAAAGGATTCAGGAGACTCAGTTCTCAAGTCAACGATTGAAATGGCTTTGGAGTTATTTGAATCCAGAACTGCTTTAAAAAAAAGCGAAAGGACTTTATCCAACCTAATGGATAGCTTTCCGGGTATAGTTTATAGATATAGAAACGATACCAGTAAAACCTTAGAGTTCATTAGTCGGGGTTGTTTAGATGTATGTGGTACTCCATCTACGGATTTTATGGAGAAAAAAACAATTCATTTAAGAGACTTAATTTTTGAAAATGAAAAAGATTGGGTTGAAAAAGAGATCAACTTTTCTTTAAACAAGAAGGAAAGATTTATTGTGAACTACAGAATTGTATCTGCGCTCAAGGAAGTGAAATGGGTGGAAGATCAAGGAATCGGAGTTTACTCAGACTCAGGGGAGTTAATTGCAGTAGAAGGATTTATTGAAGACATTACAAGTAGGAAATCGGCAGAGTATGCACTCGTAGAAAGTGAAGAGCGGCTAAAATCTATAATAGAGGCGAGTAACGACGGAATATGGGAATGGGAAATACAAACAAATAAAATTTATTGGTCTGAGAAAGTGTATCTTATGCTCGGGTATTCTAAAAAAGAATTTTACAGTAATTATGATTCGGTTTTAAATCTTGTGCACCCGGAAGATAGACAAAAGAGTAAAGAAGATGTGAGAGCATACATACTTAGTGAAGAGCCGTTTAGTGTAGAAATCAGGTTTCAAAAAAAAGATGGCAATTATGGATATTTTCTGTGCAAGGGACAGGTAAAGAAAAATAGTGCAGGGCAGACCTTCGGGCTTATTGGTTCTATCAGTGATATCTCAGAAAGAAAAATAGCAGAGAAAAAAATCAAAGAGTCTTTAAAATTTGTAAATACAATTATCGAATTATCTCCAATAGGAATATTAACATACAATTCCAAAGGAGAGTGTATTTCTGTAAATCCTGCAGCTTGTGAAATTGCGGGTGGAAGTCTTGACGAATTCAAAAAGAAGAGCTTATGGGATTTAATTACTGTAAAAGATTCTAAACTGTCCGCATTGATTCAAGAAGTAATTAATAAAAATGTTTCCAAGCAACTTGAATTGCACGGTAGATCGAGTTTTGGTAAGGAATTTTGGATTCAGGCGTATTTGGATTCATTTCTGTTAAATGGGGAAAATCATATATTAATTCTAATGTACAATATATTTGAAAATAAAAAGTCAGAAGAAAAAATTAAAAAAATAGAAGAGCAATACAAACTAATTGCAGAAAATTCATCTGATGTGATCTGGATTTTGAATCCTGTAACCAAAAACTTCACTTATGTAAGTCCTTCGATTTACAATTTAAGAGGATTTACGCAAGAAGAGATTTTGAACAATAAAGCAGGAGTTGCAATGACTCCAAGTTCCGGAAAGAATGTTGCTTATGCGATTGAAGACAGATTAAGAAAATTTCAAAGTGGAATTGATGAAACTTATAGGGATGAAAATCAGCAATACCACAAAGATGGTAGAATTTTAACAGTAGAGGTGACAACTCGATATTTTCGAGATAAAAAAAACGGGGGCATTTTCATTCTGGGGATTTCCAGAGATGTTACTCAAAGAAAAGAGGCAGAAAAAAATTTAGAAAAAGAAAAAGAGCTTCTTTCAGTAACCTTACGAAGTATTAGAGATGCAGTGATCACTATGAACAGTATAGGAAATATTTTAATGATGAATCGTGAGGCAGAAATCCTGACCGAGTGGAGTCAGGAAGATTCAAAAAGTAAGTTTATAGATGAAGTATTTAGAATCCACGATAAAAATTCTACAGAGAAATTTGAAAGCATTTTAAATATAATGATCGAAAAAGGGGGAGAATCTGACTTTACAGGAAATATCTCTCTTATCTCCAAAACCGGAAAAGAATTTATCATTGCTTATAGTATTGCACCGATATGCGACTCCAGTTCTAAAACGATTGGATACGTTTTGGTATTTAGAGATATATCGGATAAACAAAAATTAATCGAGTACACCCAACGCGCAGATAAATTGGCTTCACTGGGTGTGTTTGCGGGTGGAATTGCCCACGACTTTAATAATCTGCTTGCTGGAATTTTTGGATATTTAGACCTCGCAAGAGAAATCAGCCCAAAGGGCAGCAAGGAAAAAGACTATTTAGAAAAAGCTATCAAAGTATTCAACAGAGCAAAAGACCTAACCCATCAATTAATTACATTTTCCAAAGGAGGGTCTCCTTTCAAGCAGACCGGCCAATTGGGTAGTTTGTTAAAAGAATCTGTGGAGTTTGCAATGAGCGGGTCTAATGTAACTTGTTTTTTTGAGATTGCAGAAGATTTACAACTGACAGACTTTGATGAAAACCAAATTGGTCAAGTGATTGACAACTTAGTAATCAATTCGATTCAAGCCATGCCCAATGGAGGGATTCTGACCGTATCCGCAAAAAATTTAAGTGTTCATGCAAAAGACAATTCGATTTTAGAAGAGGGAGAATACTTATGGGTATCTTTTAGAGATACGGGTGTTGGGATTCCACAAGAAATTTTACCGAAAATTTTCGACCCATTCTATTCTACTAAGCCTTCAGGGAGTGGGCTTGGACTCCCTACAGTATTTTCGATTATAGAAAAGCACGGTGGAAAAATCACTGTAGATTCTGAACTGAACGTAGGCACCACATTTCATATCTATCTTCCGGTAGTGAAAGGAAATGTTCAGACAAGTAAAGTGATTCAACAAGAAAAAACTCATACAGGAGTAGGAAGAGTCTTGGTTATGGATGATGAAGATTTCATATTAGAGGCTCACGGGCAGATGCTAATCAATATGGGTTACGAGGTAGAATATTCTAAAGATGGGACTGAAGCCTTAGAAAAAATAAAAAAATGCACAGATAACGGAAATCCTTTTGCTTTTGTTATTATGGATCTGACTATACCCGGGGGAATGGGTGGGAAGGAAACTATTCGAGAATTGAGAAATTTTGATAAAAATATTATTGCGTTTGTTTCAAGCGGTTATTCGGAAGACCCAATTATGGCAAACCCAAGGGAATACGGGTTTAATGATAAACTTCCAAAACCGTTTAAAAAAATTGAATTAGAAGAGAAAATGCTCAAATATTCATAA
- a CDS encoding zinc ABC transporter substrate-binding protein, with protein sequence MKKKRRKLLRVLLNILFWISIPVFGQIKVVTTTTDLKYIADEIGKEKISSQALIRGFDDPHYVLTRPDFLVKLNTADVFCEIGLDLEIGWSPLLLQQSRNSKIQKGRDGYCDASSGVKILGRPTTKVDRSMGDMHIYGNPHYWLDPVNAIQISVTILETLQRVDTENSEFYKKNQEIFKKKMVQLVKEEMRSFQPYFGSKVAVFHSEFAYLANRFKFNADLSLEERPGIPPSNHYLETVIKKMKSSGIKVILISPVNNPKYAEFVSSHIPGSIIVTMPTSVGSMKDINTYQDSIHNMLSNLKSALQKTGSNQ encoded by the coding sequence GTGAAAAAGAAAAGGAGAAAACTTTTGAGAGTTCTATTGAATATTTTATTCTGGATTAGCATTCCGGTGTTTGGACAAATCAAAGTTGTGACTACCACAACCGATTTAAAATACATTGCAGATGAGATTGGTAAAGAAAAAATTTCATCACAAGCCTTGATCCGAGGTTTTGACGATCCTCATTATGTTTTAACTCGACCGGATTTTTTAGTCAAACTAAACACTGCGGATGTGTTTTGTGAAATAGGACTTGATTTAGAAATAGGTTGGTCTCCTCTACTTTTGCAACAATCCAGAAATAGCAAAATTCAAAAAGGCAGAGACGGGTATTGCGACGCATCTTCTGGAGTGAAAATTTTAGGAAGACCTACTACTAAGGTAGATCGGTCTATGGGGGATATGCACATTTACGGAAATCCTCATTATTGGTTGGATCCTGTAAACGCAATTCAAATCTCAGTTACGATTTTAGAAACCCTGCAAAGAGTAGATACGGAGAATTCAGAATTTTACAAAAAGAATCAAGAAATATTCAAAAAAAAGATGGTTCAATTAGTCAAAGAAGAAATGCGTAGCTTCCAACCTTACTTTGGCTCTAAGGTAGCAGTGTTCCACAGCGAGTTTGCCTACCTTGCGAATAGATTCAAATTTAACGCAGACCTTTCTTTAGAAGAAAGACCGGGTATTCCCCCTTCAAATCACTATTTAGAAACTGTAATCAAGAAAATGAAATCAAGCGGAATCAAAGTTATTCTAATATCTCCTGTCAACAATCCGAAGTATGCAGAATTCGTGTCAAGCCATATACCGGGTTCTATTATCGTCACCATGCCTACCTCTGTCGGCTCTATGAAAGATATAAACACATACCAAGATTCTATCCATAACATGCTTTCTAATTTAAAATCAGCCCTTCAAAAAACGGGAAGTAACCAGTAA
- a CDS encoding ATP-binding cassette domain-containing protein yields MQKKESVIRLKELSIGYSPSEPVLKNIDLEIYKGEYCALIGSNGSGKTTLIRCIAGLIDPISGILKISENTTMSMVPQFKKMKLEYPLSVREVIFLSGKLENIFKKKKGISLEEKEILKEIGIEHLLQKLIRECSGGELQKVFIARSLLSGANFIFLDEPMDALDKGSRNRISNLIKRYSNEKRISFFIITHHLEKVFLNNFDRIFQIKDKSIIEAKK; encoded by the coding sequence ATGCAAAAAAAAGAAAGTGTAATTCGTTTAAAAGAATTGTCTATCGGTTATTCACCAAGCGAGCCTGTTTTAAAAAATATTGATTTAGAAATATACAAAGGTGAATACTGTGCATTGATCGGATCGAATGGGAGCGGTAAGACTACTTTGATTCGGTGTATCGCCGGGTTAATAGACCCGATTTCTGGAATATTAAAGATTTCTGAAAATACAACTATGTCGATGGTTCCGCAATTTAAAAAAATGAAGTTAGAATATCCTCTTAGTGTTAGAGAAGTAATTTTTTTATCGGGGAAGTTAGAAAATATTTTTAAGAAAAAAAAGGGAATAAGCCTTGAAGAAAAAGAAATTCTAAAAGAAATCGGTATAGAACATTTATTGCAAAAATTAATTCGTGAGTGTAGTGGTGGAGAGCTACAAAAAGTTTTTATCGCAAGATCATTATTGTCCGGAGCAAATTTTATTTTCTTAGACGAGCCGATGGACGCTCTGGACAAAGGCTCAAGGAATAGAATATCGAATCTTATAAAAAGATATTCAAATGAAAAAAGAATTTCTTTTTTTATTATCACCCACCATTTAGAAAAAGTATTTCTAAACAATTTTGATCGCATCTTTCAAATAAAAGATAAATCTATAATCGAAGCTAAAAAATAA
- a CDS encoding metal ABC transporter permease: MESHLQSLKFFLPQLTLGIILGAVISFLGVIIVLRKMAFFGVTLSQIVSSSVAISLFLDLRSDFLIIFLSSVFLVPLLLFSRKEAYLDSKLGIIFVSFTAFSQLLLSLGGNVKNHLMSAYFGDILTSQVKIFSTTFTIVILCFIWFVIFYEKILFFSFDENEFRIRKLSVNFTEISFYLILTIAISVSVNLLGSFYSIAHLLIPVFTALSFARSMRFLFVFSGIFSIFATFSGFFLSLFPFDLKGESIYFPTSSVIVSIMVVVSLFFAFLRYIQKKVVMRFSISNE; encoded by the coding sequence ATGGAATCTCACCTTCAATCGTTAAAATTTTTTCTGCCCCAGCTTACCCTTGGGATTATACTGGGTGCGGTCATCTCTTTTCTGGGGGTAATTATCGTACTCAGGAAAATGGCGTTCTTTGGTGTTACACTTTCACAAATTGTTTCTTCCTCAGTTGCTATTTCACTTTTTCTGGATTTAAGAAGTGATTTTCTTATTATCTTTTTATCCTCTGTATTCTTAGTCCCTCTTTTACTATTCTCCAGAAAGGAAGCCTACTTGGATTCAAAATTGGGAATCATATTTGTTAGTTTTACCGCATTTTCACAATTGCTGTTGTCATTGGGTGGAAATGTGAAAAACCACTTAATGTCTGCCTATTTTGGAGATATTTTAACATCCCAAGTAAAAATTTTTTCTACTACTTTTACAATAGTCATTCTTTGTTTTATTTGGTTTGTTATTTTCTATGAAAAAATTTTATTTTTTTCATTTGATGAAAACGAATTTAGAATTAGAAAACTGTCTGTAAATTTTACGGAAATTTCATTTTACTTAATCTTGACTATAGCCATTTCTGTAAGCGTGAATCTTCTTGGGTCCTTTTACAGCATTGCCCACCTTTTGATTCCTGTATTCACTGCGCTTAGTTTTGCAAGAAGTATGAGGTTTTTATTCGTATTTTCTGGGATTTTTAGCATTTTTGCGACCTTTTCCGGTTTTTTCCTATCCCTATTCCCTTTTGATCTAAAAGGAGAAAGTATATATTTTCCTACTTCTAGCGTAATTGTAAGTATTATGGTCGTAGTTTCTCTTTTTTTTGCATTTTTAAGGTATATTCAAAAAAAAGTTGTAATGCGATTTTCAATATCAAACGAATAG
- a CDS encoding flagellin — MIINHNLAAINSHKVLKFQNNEVQKNMETLSSGLRINKAGDDASGLAVSEKMRTQVRGLRQAERNTEDGMSMIQTTEGYISETSDIIQRIRVLAVQSSNGIYTAEDRQMMQVEVSQLIDEIDRVASQAEFNKMNLLQGDFARGSRTASMWFHMGANMHQRERVFIATMTARSLNLKKTDGSLLTLSTAEFANDSIGTLDDALYKINKQRANLGAYYNRLEHATKGLMTAYENIQASESRIRDADMAEESVAFTKNQILVQSGTAMLAQANVRPQSVLQLLR, encoded by the coding sequence ATGATCATAAACCACAATTTAGCAGCGATTAACTCGCATAAGGTTCTGAAATTTCAAAACAACGAAGTTCAGAAAAATATGGAAACTCTATCTTCAGGCTTAAGAATCAACAAAGCCGGAGACGATGCATCTGGTCTTGCAGTTTCTGAAAAGATGAGAACACAGGTTCGTGGTCTCAGACAAGCAGAAAGAAACACAGAAGACGGTATGTCAATGATTCAGACTACTGAAGGGTATATCTCGGAAACGAGCGATATTATTCAGAGAATCCGAGTTTTGGCAGTACAATCTTCCAACGGTATTTATACCGCAGAAGATCGTCAGATGATGCAAGTAGAAGTTTCTCAGCTTATTGATGAAATTGACAGGGTTGCCTCTCAAGCAGAATTCAATAAGATGAATCTTCTACAAGGAGACTTTGCTCGCGGTTCAAGAACTGCATCTATGTGGTTTCACATGGGAGCAAACATGCACCAAAGAGAAAGAGTTTTCATTGCAACAATGACTGCAAGATCGTTAAATCTAAAAAAGACTGACGGATCTCTATTGACTCTCTCTACAGCAGAATTTGCAAATGATTCTATCGGGACGTTAGACGACGCTCTGTATAAAATCAACAAACAAAGAGCAAATCTGGGAGCTTATTACAATCGTCTTGAACATGCCACAAAAGGGCTTATGACGGCGTATGAAAATATTCAGGCTTCTGAGTCACGGATTAGGGATGCGGATATGGCGGAAGAGTCTGTTGCTTTTACCAAGAATCAGATTCTTGTACAATCAGGTACTGCAATGCTTGCACAAGCAAATGTAAGACCTCAGTCTGTACTCCAACTCTTGCGTTAA
- a CDS encoding flagellin, with product MIINHNMSAISSHRSLKFAQWDVDKSMKALSSGMRINNAGDDASGLAVSEKLRTQVNGLRQAERNTEDGMSFIQTAEGYLEQSADIIQRIRMLAVQTSNGIYTPEDRQLVQVEVSGLIDEVDRVASQAEFNKFKLFQGSFAKGSKTASMWFHMGANANQRERFFIGTMTSRALKMSTADGRAISISTPSKANDVIGLADNALTRIMKQRADMGAYFNRLEHAAKGLMTAYENIQASESRIRDTDMAEEVVKLTTKQILTQSGTAMLAQSNIRPGSVLKLLQ from the coding sequence ATGATTATCAATCACAATATGAGTGCGATTAGTTCCCATCGCTCTCTGAAGTTTGCACAATGGGACGTAGATAAGTCTATGAAGGCTTTATCTTCCGGCATGAGAATCAACAATGCCGGCGATGATGCTTCAGGACTTGCAGTTTCTGAAAAACTCAGAACTCAAGTCAATGGACTAAGACAGGCTGAAAGAAACACAGAAGATGGTATGAGCTTCATTCAGACTGCCGAAGGATATTTGGAGCAAAGCGCAGACATCATCCAGAGAATCAGGATGCTTGCTGTTCAAACTTCAAACGGTATCTACACACCGGAGGATCGACAATTGGTTCAGGTAGAAGTATCTGGATTGATTGACGAGGTGGACAGGGTTGCTTCTCAGGCGGAGTTTAATAAGTTTAAACTCTTCCAAGGGTCTTTTGCTAAAGGTTCAAAAACTGCCTCTATGTGGTTTCACATGGGTGCAAATGCGAATCAAAGAGAGAGATTCTTTATTGGTACGATGACATCTCGAGCATTGAAGATGTCTACTGCCGATGGAAGGGCGATATCTATATCGACCCCGTCGAAGGCAAATGATGTGATCGGTCTTGCAGATAATGCTTTGACAAGGATCATGAAGCAAAGAGCTGATATGGGGGCTTACTTTAATCGTCTGGAGCATGCGGCTAAGGGTCTTATGACCGCTTACGAGAATATTCAGGCAAGTGAGTCTAGAATCAGAGATACAGATATGGCAGAGGAGGTTGTTAAATTGACTACAAAACAAATATTAACGCAGAGTGGCACGGCGATGTTAGCTCAATCCAATATCCGACCCGGCTCTGTATTGAAACTTCTTCAGTAA